One Sphingobacteriales bacterium DNA segment encodes these proteins:
- a CDS encoding MoaD/ThiS family protein yields the protein MKLLAFGKIAEIIKTSACTLPPLNNTDELQAWLKQNYPNLNDLPYQIAVDKKIVLQNTVLHPNAEIALLPPFSGG from the coding sequence ATGAAATTGCTGGCCTTTGGAAAAATTGCCGAAATTATTAAAACCTCTGCTTGCACCTTACCGCCCTTAAACAATACCGATGAGTTGCAAGCGTGGTTGAAACAAAACTATCCTAATTTAAACGATTTGCCCTACCAAATTGCAGTCGATAAAAAAATAGTTTTGCAAAATACAGTTTTGCACCCCAACGCCGAAATTGCCCTGCTACCACCGTTTTCAGGGGGGTAG
- a CDS encoding biopolymer transporter ExbD, whose product MFLQRKTRKSLPQLSTASLPDIIFILLFFFLVATKLRKHQPMVQVHPATEHNLERLDKKSLVSYIYIGNPTDEYAQSQGNTTKIQLNDVFADISDIPAFIAGERDKIDEEMHPAMVVSLRVDANVPMGVVNAVKAELQKANVLRINYSAREPQKTGPRMR is encoded by the coding sequence ATGTTTTTGCAGCGAAAAACCAGAAAATCGTTGCCGCAATTATCAACGGCATCGCTACCCGACATTATTTTTATTTTGCTGTTCTTTTTTTTAGTAGCCACCAAATTGCGCAAACACCAACCTATGGTGCAGGTGCATCCGGCTACTGAACACAATTTAGAGCGTCTTGATAAAAAATCGTTGGTAAGTTATATCTATATTGGCAACCCAACAGACGAATACGCGCAAAGCCAAGGCAATACCACCAAAATACAGCTAAACGATGTGTTTGCCGATATTAGCGATATACCCGCTTTTATTGCCGGCGAACGCGACAAAATTGACGAAGAAATGCACCCGGCCATGGTTGTTTCGCTGCGCGTAGATGCCAACGTACCAATGGGGGTGGTAAATGCGGTAAAAGCCGAATTGCAAAAAGCCAATGTGCTGCGCATTAATTACTCGGCACGCGAGCCTCAAAAAACAGGCCCTCGAATGAGATAA
- a CDS encoding molybdenum cofactor biosynthesis protein MoaE codes for MEKLRKPKKVFLEGAISPNFIADSIAKHSTKLEIGAHSIFLGQVRNDQHNTGQIVAAIEYTTYTEMAEAILHEIREAIFAKYSLTCMHIYHSLGLVLAGEISLFVFTSSKHRRDAIDACNEIVERIKKEVPIWGKEILQDNEGHVWKENT; via the coding sequence ATGGAAAAACTTAGAAAACCTAAAAAAGTATTTCTTGAAGGTGCAATTTCGCCCAATTTTATTGCCGATTCTATAGCCAAACACAGTACAAAATTAGAAATTGGCGCACACAGTATTTTTTTAGGTCAGGTACGCAACGACCAACACAACACTGGGCAAATTGTAGCCGCTATTGAATATACCACCTACACCGAAATGGCCGAAGCCATTTTGCACGAGATTAGGGAGGCAATTTTTGCCAAATATAGTTTAACTTGTATGCATATTTACCATAGTTTGGGCTTGGTACTAGCCGGCGAAATATCGCTGTTTGTATTTACCTCGTCAAAACATCGCCGCGATGCTATTGATGCCTGCAACGAAATTGTTGAACGCATTAAAAAAGAAGTGCCAATTTGGGGCAAGGAAATTTTACAAGACAATGAGGGGCATGTTTGGAAAGAAAACACCTAA
- a CDS encoding PKD domain-containing protein yields MYPFYSNAKSFFLSIVSCFFVLTISITTVQIYTQAQPCQYLAYDGFQYNNNLPLHALSLGTGWDDTWVVQGENTNIPGYQTTNNTALNFADLQTEGIYCTGGNSYLTAGRQLDVTAGGAFDAYLNANGRIGADGTTLYYSVLLRKEANNSENIVVILHNDNIPWYANGPRVGVGYFGAASDVGGQRRWSLSINGTVYPSSVQLTAGSTAFLVVSINFGATNTVNFYVNPSSIGGSAPTPTLTQTTNSALEFRSLALYLGDDTNNGSVDEIRFASTYQCATPDTDTPVNLPPVAVITATPITGQAPLNVNLSGADSYDGDGSIVSYQWDFGDGTGGTTGVTTNHTYHALGQIPVSLTVTDNYGLQNSTTAFITVLDQNNSFPCLSSFTLVRQASCNQNNGRIDVYSQIVSSFELRNASNTVMTATNGNEFHNLAAGIYTYTASSATGCTDTFSLYVPVDSTTCAGWSPDFCSMDMGVGLSGIADWITERPFKNLMKSAREDYVPYHEGCNCWSNNALNEMSFDANGYPTSLPQNTSASPQTLLRMVISSDGGSLQNGQTYVLLYDGIGTISIHGDAFATSNTAGRMEFDVVGSGNIWVHLESSQSGNYLRNFRMLRLADEFADLTNAPFYQTFLDRIAPFRSLRFMDWGATNNSPLINWANRKQTTHRTFSGDRGVPYETMIQLANITQKDVWICVPHLADDDFVTQMATLFRDNLNPNLNIYLEYSNEVWNWMFGQAQHNNDNRPLNLNYGRAMAQKADRVFKIWHNVFGNQKIRVKRVLGLQLGFSYLNEQILSQLKQTDWDYASPTWYFGLDHGASGNPVLNAGSTAVNVLTNARNAWINFKPTIRQDYRNIKLFGKEIINYEGGQHFADFQQHPYLQAMYDAQYHANMYALYNEVLDSTRIWGSKMPMAFVLSGVQESVYGSWGHLPDIDTPEPFLTNAPKYQALLDNTPNRPRPMISGPLTTCGNQSYTYTTPFVSGANYNWVVTGGTLETGQGTNTVTVKWANGTLGNISVYQY; encoded by the coding sequence ATGTATCCGTTTTATTCTAACGCAAAGTCTTTTTTTCTTAGTATTGTTAGTTGTTTTTTTGTACTTACAATATCAATAACAACGGTTCAAATTTACACGCAAGCGCAGCCCTGCCAATACCTTGCTTATGATGGGTTTCAATACAATAATAATTTACCGTTACATGCATTAAGCCTCGGAACAGGCTGGGACGATACCTGGGTGGTGCAAGGCGAAAACACCAATATCCCGGGCTACCAAACAACAAACAATACTGCCCTAAACTTTGCCGACCTACAAACCGAAGGTATCTACTGTACTGGCGGAAATAGTTATTTAACTGCAGGCCGGCAATTAGACGTTACAGCCGGCGGTGCTTTTGATGCCTACCTAAATGCTAATGGCCGCATTGGTGCAGACGGCACCACCCTGTATTACAGTGTGTTGCTGCGCAAAGAAGCAAACAACAGCGAAAATATTGTTGTCATTTTACACAACGACAATATACCATGGTATGCTAACGGCCCCCGAGTAGGCGTAGGTTATTTTGGCGCTGCAAGTGATGTTGGCGGGCAGCGGCGCTGGAGTTTAAGCATTAATGGAACAGTTTACCCAAGCAGTGTACAGCTAACTGCCGGAAGTACCGCTTTTTTAGTAGTAAGTATAAATTTTGGCGCAACAAATACGGTAAATTTTTACGTCAATCCAAGCAGTATTGGCGGAAGCGCGCCTACGCCAACCCTAACCCAAACAACCAATTCGGCACTTGAGTTTAGAAGCCTTGCCCTTTATTTAGGAGACGATACTAACAACGGCAGCGTTGACGAAATACGTTTTGCCAGCACCTACCAATGTGCTACCCCCGATACCGACACGCCCGTTAATTTGCCGCCCGTTGCCGTTATAACTGCTACCCCCATCACCGGACAAGCCCCTTTAAACGTAAACCTATCGGGTGCCGACTCGTATGACGGTGACGGCAGTATAGTATCTTACCAATGGGATTTTGGCGATGGAACAGGCGGCACAACCGGAGTAACAACAAATCATACCTACCACGCATTAGGGCAAATTCCGGTAAGTTTAACCGTAACCGACAACTATGGCCTACAAAACAGCACCACCGCCTTTATAACTGTTTTAGACCAAAATAATAGTTTTCCATGCTTAAGTTCGTTTACCTTAGTGCGGCAAGCAAGTTGTAACCAAAACAATGGGCGTATTGATGTATATTCACAAATTGTAAGTAGTTTTGAGTTGCGCAATGCCTCAAATACCGTTATGACGGCTACCAACGGTAACGAGTTTCATAATTTAGCGGCAGGTATTTATACCTATACCGCCAGCAGCGCAACAGGCTGCACCGACACATTTAGCCTGTATGTACCCGTTGATAGTACAACTTGCGCGGGCTGGTCGCCAGATTTTTGCAGTATGGATATGGGGGTAGGCCTGTCGGGTATTGCCGATTGGATTACAGAGCGGCCTTTTAAAAACTTAATGAAATCGGCGCGCGAAGATTATGTGCCTTACCACGAAGGTTGCAATTGTTGGAGCAATAATGCCTTAAACGAAATGAGTTTTGATGCCAACGGCTACCCAACCTCGTTGCCCCAAAATACCAGCGCAAGCCCACAAACTTTGTTGCGCATGGTAATTTCAAGCGATGGCGGCTCGTTGCAAAACGGGCAAACCTATGTGCTGCTTTACGATGGCATAGGTACAATAAGTATTCATGGCGATGCATTTGCTACCAGCAATACCGCCGGCCGGATGGAGTTTGATGTAGTCGGCTCTGGCAATATTTGGGTGCATTTAGAGAGTTCACAATCGGGTAATTACCTTCGCAATTTCCGGATGCTGCGCCTTGCCGATGAATTTGCCGACCTAACAAATGCGCCATTTTATCAAACCTTTTTAGACCGTATTGCACCATTTCGCAGCCTGCGTTTTATGGATTGGGGTGCTACCAATAACAGCCCTTTAATAAACTGGGCAAACCGCAAACAAACTACCCACCGAACCTTTAGCGGCGACAGGGGTGTGCCTTACGAAACAATGATACAATTAGCCAATATTACCCAAAAAGATGTTTGGATTTGTGTGCCGCATTTAGCTGACGATGATTTTGTTACCCAAATGGCCACCCTTTTCCGCGACAATTTAAACCCTAATCTAAATATTTACTTAGAGTATAGCAACGAAGTTTGGAACTGGATGTTTGGGCAAGCACAGCATAACAACGACAACCGGCCGCTTAACCTCAATTATGGCCGAGCTATGGCACAAAAGGCCGACCGCGTATTTAAAATTTGGCATAATGTGTTTGGCAACCAAAAAATAAGGGTTAAACGTGTGTTAGGTTTGCAGTTAGGTTTTTCGTACTTAAACGAACAAATTTTATCGCAATTAAAACAAACCGATTGGGATTATGCTTCGCCTACCTGGTATTTTGGGCTTGATCACGGGGCATCCGGAAATCCGGTTTTAAACGCAGGCTCAACCGCAGTAAATGTGCTTACCAATGCCCGCAATGCCTGGATTAATTTCAAACCCACAATCCGGCAAGATTACCGCAATATTAAGCTCTTTGGTAAAGAAATTATTAACTACGAGGGAGGGCAACATTTTGCCGATTTTCAACAGCACCCCTACCTGCAAGCTATGTACGATGCCCAATATCATGCCAATATGTATGCCCTGTACAACGAAGTTTTAGACAGTACTCGTATTTGGGGCAGCAAAATGCCAATGGCTTTTGTGCTCTCGGGCGTGCAAGAAAGTGTTTATGGTTCGTGGGGGCATTTGCCCGATATTGATACGCCCGAGCCATTTTTAACCAACGCGCCTAAATACCAAGCCCTGCTTGATAATACACCCAACCGCCCGCGCCCTATGATTAGCGGCCCCCTAACAACCTGTGGCAACCAGTCTTATACTTACACCACACCGTTTGTTTCAGGAGCAAATTATAATTGGGTAGTAACAGGGGGCACACTCGAAACCGGGCAAGGCACCAACACCGTTACCGTAAAATGGGCAAACGGAACACTCGGCAATATTTCGGTGTACCAGTATTAA
- a CDS encoding BrxA/BrxB family bacilliredoxin, with protein sequence MINLRTSFYPDELTAPMRADLVNAGFENLTTPEAVDAAIKNTEGTYFLVINSVCGCAAANARPAAKLAMQQATKKPTHAGTVFAGVEPEAVARARAYTLPYPPSSPSMALFKNGQLVHFVERYQIEGVSAQAIAQSLLAAFEAHC encoded by the coding sequence ATGATAAATCTTAGAACCTCCTTCTATCCGGATGAACTTACCGCCCCCATGCGTGCCGATTTGGTAAATGCGGGATTTGAGAATTTAACAACCCCCGAAGCCGTTGATGCGGCTATAAAAAATACCGAAGGCACTTATTTTTTAGTTATTAATTCGGTTTGTGGCTGTGCGGCAGCAAACGCCCGGCCAGCTGCAAAATTGGCGATGCAACAGGCCACTAAAAAACCTACGCATGCAGGTACCGTTTTTGCCGGTGTTGAACCCGAGGCTGTAGCCCGCGCCCGCGCTTACACCTTGCCCTACCCACCTTCTTCGCCCTCGATGGCCTTGTTTAAAAACGGGCAGTTGGTTCATTTTGTAGAACGGTATCAAATTGAAGGGGTATCCGCACAAGCAATAGCACAAAGTTTGCTTGCGGCATTTGAAGCCCATTGCTAA
- a CDS encoding SIMPL domain-containing protein, producing the protein MKKITQLLLIFLLAAVAQPVFCQISGNANYQQNQNATSYNYDANYAQKPNNANIHLQVRGLANLKADAYIAIFAVTQTAKTTEEAVELIDKRLNEAVANLKSLDAVEIYIDMISFVPMYELEVEKKLFSKKNYTEIPSGFEIKKNIHLKFTNPDLLNQFISILADKNIYDLVKVDYYSSQLDAVKTTLKSKAVLTVQDKIKHCEALTGESLANIERQINDAFSVTLPFNLYQTYEAYSSNALQVKKPNYVYTAAKNTTIYYQAIPEHDFDFVINPASLEPSIQIIYELDMVLNREKQKSNNYILLTPNGDLKTLNLPNK; encoded by the coding sequence ATGAAAAAAATCACTCAATTATTGCTAATTTTCTTACTTGCGGCTGTTGCGCAGCCTGTTTTTTGCCAAATATCGGGCAATGCAAACTACCAGCAAAACCAAAACGCCACTTCCTACAATTACGATGCTAACTATGCTCAAAAACCTAATAATGCCAATATACACTTACAGGTAAGGGGTTTGGCCAACCTAAAAGCCGATGCCTATATTGCCATATTTGCCGTAACCCAAACAGCTAAAACCACCGAAGAGGCTGTTGAACTAATAGATAAACGTTTGAATGAAGCCGTTGCAAACCTTAAATCCCTTGATGCTGTTGAAATTTATATTGATATGATTTCGTTTGTGCCTATGTATGAGCTTGAAGTTGAGAAAAAACTATTTAGCAAAAAAAATTATACCGAAATTCCATCCGGATTTGAAATTAAGAAAAATATTCATTTGAAGTTTACTAATCCCGATTTACTCAATCAGTTTATAAGTATTTTGGCCGATAAAAATATTTACGACTTGGTGAAAGTTGATTATTACTCGAGCCAACTTGATGCCGTAAAAACAACCCTAAAATCCAAAGCAGTCTTGACGGTTCAAGACAAAATAAAACACTGCGAAGCACTTACCGGAGAAAGTCTTGCAAACATTGAAAGGCAAATAAATGATGCTTTTAGCGTAACACTGCCGTTTAATTTATACCAAACCTACGAGGCATACAGCAGCAATGCTTTACAAGTAAAAAAGCCTAACTATGTTTATACTGCCGCTAAAAATACAACAATTTACTACCAAGCAATACCCGAACACGATTTTGATTTTGTAATTAATCCGGCAAGTTTAGAGCCTTCAATTCAAATAATTTACGAGCTTGACATGGTGCTAAACCGCGAAAAACAAAAATCTAACAACTATATATTACTGACGCCCAATGGCGATTTAAAAACTTTAAATTTGCCAAACAAATAA
- a CDS encoding DUF1669 domain-containing protein translates to MSQIRALFSNIQQYIANEIQQASTHIRIAMAWLTDQNLYDLLCNKAITGIKVELLLIKDDINKNAFNIDLEQLRQINNAEIVFMVPEDFRKMHNKYCIIDSHTVITGSYNWTYQAQQNDENIVIVSGDPEFATDYIQNFNNLKQLLCV, encoded by the coding sequence ATGTCTCAAATTCGCGCCCTTTTTAGCAATATTCAGCAATACATTGCCAACGAAATTCAACAGGCAAGCACCCATATACGCATCGCTATGGCATGGCTTACCGACCAAAACTTGTACGACCTTTTGTGTAATAAAGCGATAACAGGCATAAAAGTAGAACTGCTTCTTATTAAAGACGATATTAACAAGAATGCCTTTAATATAGACCTTGAGCAGTTGCGGCAAATTAATAATGCGGAGATTGTCTTCATGGTGCCCGAAGACTTCCGGAAAATGCACAACAAATATTGCATTATAGATAGCCACACTGTTATTACCGGCTCGTACAACTGGACGTATCAGGCACAGCAAAACGATGAGAATATTGTCATTGTAAGCGGCGACCCTGAGTTTGCAACCGACTATATTCAAAATTTTAACAACCTTAAACAACTTCTATGCGTCTAG
- a CDS encoding HesA/MoeB/ThiF family protein, translating into MHLPEKYQRQIILPKFGQTTQQKLAEAKILVIGAGGLGCPALLYLAAAGVGHIAIADPDVVEISNLHRQVLFGFADVGLPKAQIAAQKLALQHPDINFEPLCFGIDNQNALSLFHNYDLILDGSDNFETRYLVNDACFLLKKTLIYGAVHQYEGQVSVFNYFKQDGATHRPCNYRDLFPDLPKANQFQNCAEGGVLGVLPAIVGGLQAAEAIKIITGIGAPLTNKLLVYSFLEPNFYQIELLPNPRAEENMPSDFAEFKQRKYEQLLCSINDGRDNENNNYFEISWGGVEAVVNELKMKSGKTIFIDVRFEHEQPKLTKYSYLNIPLPELSNYYPDLTPYDSIFCFCQTGKRSAVAAEQIRKNYPNKSVFNIAGGIQSL; encoded by the coding sequence ATGCACCTGCCTGAAAAATACCAAAGGCAAATCATTTTGCCTAAATTCGGCCAAACTACCCAACAAAAATTGGCCGAGGCTAAAATTTTGGTCATTGGTGCGGGTGGTTTGGGCTGCCCTGCCTTGCTGTATTTGGCTGCGGCAGGGGTTGGCCATATTGCAATTGCCGACCCCGATGTGGTAGAAATTAGCAATTTGCACCGGCAGGTTTTGTTCGGATTTGCCGATGTAGGCTTGCCTAAAGCACAAATAGCCGCACAAAAATTAGCTTTACAGCATCCGGATATAAATTTTGAGCCGCTTTGTTTTGGTATAGATAATCAAAATGCACTTTCCCTGTTTCACAATTACGATTTAATTTTAGATGGTTCAGATAATTTTGAAACCCGATATTTAGTCAATGATGCCTGCTTTTTATTGAAAAAAACGCTAATTTATGGCGCAGTCCACCAATACGAAGGGCAAGTTTCCGTTTTTAATTACTTTAAGCAAGATGGAGCAACTCATCGGCCCTGTAATTACCGCGACCTTTTTCCGGATTTACCCAAGGCTAACCAGTTTCAAAATTGTGCCGAAGGAGGTGTTTTGGGCGTGCTACCCGCCATTGTAGGTGGTTTGCAGGCAGCCGAAGCCATCAAAATTATAACCGGAATTGGCGCGCCATTAACAAATAAATTATTGGTCTATTCATTTTTAGAACCTAATTTTTATCAAATTGAATTACTGCCAAACCCGCGGGCAGAAGAAAATATGCCTTCTGATTTTGCAGAATTTAAGCAACGAAAATACGAGCAACTCCTTTGTAGTATAAACGACGGTAGAGACAATGAAAACAACAATTACTTCGAAATATCGTGGGGTGGGGTAGAGGCAGTTGTAAATGAATTGAAAATGAAATCCGGAAAAACCATATTTATTGATGTGCGTTTTGAACATGAACAGCCCAAACTTACAAAATATTCGTACTTAAATATACCATTGCCCGAGCTTTCAAATTATTATCCGGATTTGACCCCGTATGATTCAATTTTTTGCTTTTGCCAAACGGGTAAACGAAGTGCTGTTGCGGCTGAACAAATCCGGAAAAACTACCCCAACAAATCTGTTTTTAATATTGCCGGCGGCATTCAATCACTTTAA
- the ftsH gene encoding ATP-dependent zinc metalloprotease FtsH, with the protein MKSNNQNQNNPQNNDENNPVPESRGPRINIIAIIGVLFGVFIAQQLFFPLESSNTKEISEQEFLRKILPSHDVAKIQIVNKERVEVFIKADSLANPEYQDVRPANATRFNEKNPQYYFTIASAENFDADLRDAQRSFDPNQIINAKNVSRTNWMVEILQYLLPIFIVVAIWIFLMRRMSGGVGGAGGQIFNFGKSKATLFDGDSRVNITFNDVAGLDEAKEEVLEVVDFLRNPKKYTALGGKIPKGVLLIGPPGTGKTLLAKAVAGEAKVPFFSISGSDFVEMFVGVGASRVRDLFKQAREKAPCIIFIDEIDAIGRARGRNMIQSNDERENTLNALLVEMDGFGSEKGVIIIAATNRPDVLDSALMRPGRFDRQISVDKPDLVGREAIFKVHLLPIILADDVDVKRLAAQTPGFAGAEIANVCNEAALIAARRNKSAVEMQDFHDAIDRVIGGLEKKNKIISPEEKEIIAYHEAGHAISGWFLEHAQPLLKVSIVPRGVAALGYAQYLPKEQYLYTTEQLIDEMCMTLGGRAAEDIIFNRISTGAQNDLSRVTKLAYAMVTTFGMNSKVGNVSFYDPQQDYTFQKPYSEETSREIDEEVRGIIKRAYDRTKTLLNEKRHELETIAQQLLKKEILFKDDLERLIGHRPFEREPILAPVNVNT; encoded by the coding sequence ATGAAATCAAATAATCAAAATCAAAATAACCCCCAAAATAACGACGAAAACAACCCAGTTCCCGAAAGTCGTGGGCCGCGTATTAATATTATAGCCATAATTGGTGTGCTTTTTGGCGTATTTATAGCGCAACAATTATTTTTCCCGCTCGAATCATCTAACACAAAAGAAATTTCGGAGCAGGAATTTTTGCGTAAAATTTTGCCCTCACACGACGTAGCTAAAATACAAATCGTAAACAAAGAGCGGGTTGAAGTATTTATAAAAGCCGACTCGCTGGCAAATCCGGAATATCAAGATGTCAGACCCGCTAACGCCACCCGATTTAACGAGAAAAACCCTCAATATTATTTTACCATCGCCTCAGCCGAAAATTTTGATGCCGACCTGCGAGACGCACAGCGCAGTTTTGACCCTAACCAGATAATTAACGCTAAAAATGTTTCGCGCACCAATTGGATGGTTGAAATACTGCAATATCTTTTGCCTATATTTATTGTAGTAGCCATCTGGATTTTTTTGATGCGCCGGATGAGTGGCGGTGTAGGCGGCGCAGGTGGTCAAATTTTTAACTTCGGAAAATCAAAAGCGACCCTTTTTGATGGCGACTCGCGGGTAAATATCACCTTTAACGATGTAGCCGGATTGGACGAAGCCAAAGAAGAAGTACTTGAAGTAGTGGACTTTTTGCGCAACCCTAAGAAATATACTGCCTTAGGAGGTAAAATACCAAAAGGTGTACTGTTGATTGGCCCTCCCGGAACCGGAAAAACCCTATTGGCAAAAGCGGTAGCCGGCGAAGCCAAGGTTCCGTTTTTTAGCATTTCCGGATCGGATTTTGTTGAAATGTTTGTAGGCGTAGGCGCATCAAGGGTGCGCGACCTTTTTAAACAAGCACGCGAAAAAGCACCTTGTATTATTTTTATTGATGAAATTGATGCCATAGGTCGCGCGCGCGGTCGCAACATGATACAAAGTAACGACGAGCGCGAAAACACCCTTAACGCTTTGTTGGTAGAAATGGACGGCTTTGGCAGCGAAAAAGGTGTAATAATAATAGCTGCAACAAACCGCCCCGATGTATTAGACTCGGCATTAATGCGGCCCGGTCGCTTTGACCGCCAAATTAGCGTGGATAAACCCGACCTCGTTGGCCGGGAAGCCATTTTTAAAGTTCACTTGTTGCCAATTATTTTGGCCGATGACGTTGATGTTAAACGTTTAGCAGCACAAACCCCCGGATTTGCCGGAGCCGAGATTGCCAACGTTTGCAACGAAGCCGCTTTAATAGCTGCACGCCGAAACAAATCTGCCGTTGAAATGCAAGATTTCCACGATGCAATTGACCGCGTAATTGGCGGCTTGGAAAAGAAAAACAAAATAATATCGCCCGAAGAAAAAGAAATTATTGCCTACCACGAAGCCGGCCACGCCATTAGCGGCTGGTTTTTAGAACATGCACAACCGCTGCTTAAAGTTAGTATTGTGCCGCGCGGCGTAGCAGCGCTTGGTTATGCCCAGTACTTACCAAAAGAACAATATTTATATACTACCGAACAGTTGATAGATGAAATGTGCATGACCTTGGGCGGTCGGGCTGCCGAAGATATTATTTTTAACCGGATTTCGACAGGGGCGCAAAACGACCTCTCGCGGGTTACAAAATTAGCGTATGCCATGGTTACCACTTTTGGCATGAACAGCAAAGTAGGAAACGTATCTTTTTACGATCCACAACAAGACTATACATTTCAAAAACCATACTCAGAAGAAACCTCGCGCGAAATTGATGAAGAAGTGCGGGGCATCATCAAACGCGCCTACGACCGCACTAAAACCCTGCTCAACGAAAAACGCCACGAGTTAGAAACCATTGCGCAACAATTACTAAAAAAGGAAATATTATTTAAAGATGATTTAGAACGATTAATTGGTCACCGCCCCTTCGAGCGCGAACCCATTTTAGCCCCTGTAAATGTTAACACGTAG